AATAAGATCGAAAAAGTCATCGCACTCAACGGAAGTGACCTGCAGAAACCCTACCTGAAAACAGAAGTGGAAACTGCGAAAAAGCTGCAGATTGACCATCAGGTTCTGCATCTGATCGGTGACGGCACAGGCGACGTCGAAGATTATGCGGAAGCCGTTGCAGAAATCATGCGCTGTGAAAAAGCAGGAAAGCCCGTCCTGGTACATTGTGCGGCAGGTGCCCAGCGAACGGGTGGTGTCATCGCCGCCTATCGCATGCTGGTTCAAAAGAAAACTCCTGAAGAAGCTTATCAGGAATTATTGCAATACGACTGGAAACCACATAAAGATCAGGCCCTGATTGATTATCTCAATCAGAATCTGGCCCGACTCTCCAGTCTGCTGGAAGAAAAAATCGAATGGTATGAACCACCGGCAACCATACCTGTCATCGGAAAATAAGATCCGACGAGAAGCTGTTTCATTCCAACCCGAATACCAGAATCACTTTCTCAAAGTGGCAAACTGGTTTCTGAGATACTCTTGAATGGTGATGGTATTCACATCCTTATTCTTGCGTAGTGTTTCCCAATGATGGATCAGACCACGGTCTTTGTGATCCAGCTTCCAGTGAATTTTGTGCTCGGCTCGCAGGTGCAGTTTCTCTTCCAGGCGTGTCTGTAATTCCACTTCTATGGGAATCAGATTTCTGGTTCTGAGTTCTTCATTTAATGCAATTCGTGATGCCGGCGGCAGAGTATAGGGATGGAGAACATAGTTCAGGCGCGCCATCCAGTCAGCAAATCGAAGGTAGTTCTCGACCGATGCCTGTTGATCAGGGGCGACACAGTGCACACGGTAATTGATCAGTTTACTCTCCAGCGTCAACTGGTTTTTATTGCCGTCATATTGAATCTCAAAAGTCGGATCCAGCTGAAATTTTAACTGGGAAGCAATGGCCTTGCCCTTAGATTCTTCTCTCTTAATTTGATCATGAATATATTCCTGAGTCTGATGCCTTGCCACATTCAACAGATGCTTGATTTCATCAAAATTGATCACCGTTTTTATCATGCGGGACTCATTCAATAGAATCAGTTTTTTCTGGATCGGATCAAAGATCGTCACTTCGCCTAAACCATCTACATGATCATATACTTTCTCGGCATGAAAAATCGACACACTGCGGGATACGATGCCCGGATCAGTTTCCGGCTGATGCTGATAGACCGTTGTGCGAATTCGAAATTCCTGCGCGAAGCTGAGACTGCCTCCTGTGCCGCACATAACAACCAGCATGCCTGTGATGAGAATAGATCTCCACATATCGGCTTTACTTTCCTGAGAATTTTTTCGGGGCGACCTGGGTCTTCACAGAATTGTGAATGAATCAAAACGGTCGGCAATTGAATATTGATATTTGAATTTGGGGAAGAACTGTAGAAATGCTGTAGGGAGACTAAAAAAAAGGCTGTTTTGCTGCAAGAGGAAGTTTTGAGCCTCCCCTACAGAACAGGCTCAATTTTCTAATGGCCATGAAAGGCCTTCCGTAAAACATTCGCCCCAAACTATTACTACAATAACACTTACAGCAAACACACCATTCGCTTTGATTTGAAACCGTTCAGATCCAGCAGTGAACGGGCTTCTCTTTTCTCACCAGAACTTCATAATGAAGGCCGTTGATCGCGATTCTCATGTCACCAATTCTGATTCAATATTCACTTACACAGGTCAACTCATGGGTTCCAAGTCAGAAAAAAAATCACAAGACGCCTCGCTCTTACCAGTCACCTACCACCTGAAACTTCCCGGAGACATCGTTCCTGAAGCAGTTCAGAAAAAAGTGAAATCGGCCGAAAAGGGTCAGATTCTCTGTGAACACTACCCTTATCCAACCAAAATGAAGCGGAAAAAATATGAGCGCGAGATCACCCGACTTCAAATCGAACTTCTGAAACTGCAACGCTGGGTACAGTTGAATGGAGAGCGACTTGTTCTGTTGTTTGAAGGACGCGATGCTGCCGGTAAGGGAGGTACCATTAAGCGTTTTATGGAACACCTGAATCCTCGCGGTGCCCGTGTGGTCGCGTTACCTAAACCAAATGACAAAGAACAGGGACAATGGTATTTTCAACGCTATATCGAACACCTGCCCACCAGGGGAGAAATCGTCTTTTTTGATCGATCGTGGTACAACCGCGGAGTCGTCGAACCGGTCATGGGATTTTGTCGGCCCACCGAACACCACACCTTTCTGCGTGAAGCCCCTCAACTGGAAAATATGCTCGTGAACTCTGGTATTCACCTGTTTAAACTCTGGTTCTCCGTCAGTCGCGAAGAACAGTTCCGCCGATTTAAAGCGCGCGAAACCGATAAGTTAAAACAATGGAAACTCAGTCCGATCGATGTCAAGAGCCTGGGGCTCTGGGAAGAATACACTAAAGCGCAAAACGCGATGTTCATGGCGACAGACACGAAAGCCTGTCCATGGACTGTGATTCGATCAGATGACAAAAAACGCGCGCGGCTCAATTGTCTAAGGTATGTGCTCAATCAGCTGGATTATCCGAACAAAGATCAGGCATTAGTAGAAGATTTCGATTCCGAAATTATCGGGTCGAAAGAGGTCATCTTTGATACGAGTGAGTGGTAAGACATCGCTGAAGCAAGGGTCACCACAACCAACTCAGTACAACAGATACTTTGCACGGCGAAAACCGAACTCGGCAAGGTCCTGTTGAAACAGAGCCTGTATTTGCGAGACCGATTTACCGGCCAGGATCGCATCAAATACACTCTGATTTCCCAGCAGGCGATGATACGATTTTGTATCCCAACCCGCCGGATACAATTCACGTAGATGACAGGCTATCTCCAGACCCGTTTTTACTGACTGAAACCGTCGTCGGTCAGTCACAATGAAATTCACGCCACCACAAGTTTCATTAGCAAACTTACTGGATGCTGGTATGAATTGAACGGGTACGAATCGTACCCCCGGCAGTCCCGAGCGATTCAGTTCCCGGGCAAGTCGCATTCCATCAAGCCAGGGCGCACCAATCCATTCGAAAGGAGTATCAGTGCCTCGCCCCACAGAAAGATTCGTCGTTTCCAGTAATCCCACTCCCGGATAGAGGATCGCTTCGTTCAGACTCCGCATATTGGGAGACGGGTTAACCCAGGTTAAACCGGTTTCATCGTAGTACATTTCACGTTTCCAGTTCTGCATGGCAATGACCTGCAGATCAGCACCGATCTTCATCTCTGTATTAAACATGCGCGCCAACTCTCCCGCAGTCATGCCGTGACGTACGGGGATGCGATGATAGCCGACAAAAGACTGCGAACCTTCATCCAGAACCGGTCCGGCGAAATCGACTCCATTGATCGGGTTCGGGCGATCCAGCACGACAAAACGAATCCCCTGCTGCTTTGCCGCCCGCATGGCATTGCCCATGGTAGAAATATAGGTATAAAACCGGGCACCAACATCCTGGATATCAAACACGAGGACATCCAGATCCTGCAGGCTTTCTGGAGTCGGAGTGCGCGTCTTGCCATACAGACTGAATATCTTCAGGCCCGTTTTTTGATCGGTGCTGTCACCGATCTTCGACACATCCAGTTTGCCTGCAAATCCATGTTCGGGACTGAAGAGAGTCTTCAGATTGACTTCAGGAGCATCATTCAAAATCTGTACTGTGCTTTTTCCATCTCGCGTCAGCCCTGTATGGTTTGTAATCAAGCCAACCCGTAAGCCTTTTAATGACTTGAACTGCTCTGCCTGCAGCACATCAATTCCAGTCAGAACATTCAAGCTGTCACTGGAAGATACTTCAGAAGTAGACTGCTGAACCGCGATCGGACTGATGGCCGCCGCCGCGATCGTACCGATGCGTCCTGCCAGCGAATTGACAGATCCCTTGCCATCAGGATGAACCCGGTTACTCAGAAAAATCACAAACAGATCCTGTGCCGGGTCAATCCAGAGAGAGGTACCCGTAAAGCCACCATGCCCGAACGCCCGACTGGAAAAGAGGTCACCACGATTTGAAGAATACCTCGAAAGAACATCCCAGCCCAGTCCCCGTTTAATATCAACGACCTGGTAGCCCCTGGTCATCAAATCAACGGTCGCTGGTTTTAACAATTTTTTTTCTCCCGAACTCCCCTGGTTTAACAACGTCTGCGCATAGATAGCCAAGTCCTCGGCTGTGGAAAACAATCCAGCATGTCCAGCGACACCATCCAGTTTGTAGGCCCGTGGATCGTGTACTTCCCCCTGCATCCAGCGTCCTTCGCGCTGCTGAGTGGTCGCAGCACGCTTCCTCAATTCCAATGCAGGGATGTAACCTGTTTCAGTCATTCCCAGTGGCTGATAAATATGTTTCTGCGAATATTCATGCACTGACTGACCTGTCACCCGTTTTACGATATCGCCCAACAGAATAAAACCGACGTCCGTATACGCGAAGCGGGTTCCTGGCTCGTAGTACAGCTTTAATTCATAAATTCGCTGCATCGCTTTATCCGGGCCATCCTGGTAATCCTTGATGGAATTATCGGGAATCAATCCCCCCTGGTGCGTCAACAGCTGATAGACCGTGATGTCCTGCTTTCCGTTGACGGCAAATTCAGGGATATATTTCGCGACAGGATCACTGAGCTGTATTTTACTCTGCTCGACCAGTTGCATGATGCTCGTTGCTGTCGCGACAGGTTTGGTGAGAGACGCCAGATCGAACACGGTATCCGTCGTCATCGCCACTTTTTCAGGCTGAACCTGTCGATCACCGTACGCTTTGAGAAAGACGACTTTTCCCTGATAGCCTACCAGTACCACTGCACCGGGCATGGAATCTCGCTCCAGGCCGCGTTGCACGACAAAGTCAATCAGCGCCAATCGTCCGGGATCCATACCCACCGATTCAGGCGAAGCAAAAGGTAAATGGTGAGAATCGTCCGCCTGGCCTTGATGACAACTGCAGACCAATACCAGAATCGAGGCCAAAATCCAGAGATAGTTCTTCATTACGTATTCCTACATCAGAAGCAAAGGTGTCATCAGATCTGTCAAATATATTATTCTTCATCCCATTGGAAACGGGCAGCCATCGGCATGCGGCGTCCTGATCCAAACGCGCGGGCAGAGAGCTTAATTCCGGGAGGCATCTGCCGTCGTTTGAATTCATTGCGATCCAGACGACCAGCCACCCAGCGTACGGTTTCCGGAGGATACTCCTGCGCCAGACTCTTCACTGAGCGCTCGTCCTCAATCAGTCCTTTCAGTATTCCATCCAGTAAATCGTAAGGCGGCAGTGAATCCTGGTCGACCTGATTCGGGGCTAACTCTGCACTCGGAGCTTTTTCGAGTATGTTCTCCGGTATCAAAATTCTGCCCGCTCTTTGATTCACATACTTTGATACTCGATAGACATCGCATTTAAAAACATCCGACAGCACAGCAAAACCACCCGCCATATCTCCATACAGCGTACAATACCCCATGGCCAGCTCACTCTTATTTCCTGTCGCCAATGCCATCCAGCCATGTTGGTTGCTGCGGACCATCACATTCGCACCCCTGATGCGTGCCTGTAAATTCTGGTCCGCGAGCCCGGCTGGTTCGAGTTTTAAATCTTCTCCGATCACCGGCAGATTTTCAAAGGCAAGATGGACTGAGTCAATGGGGATCGTCTCATGGTCAAGTCCCAGGTTTTCTGCCAGCTCCAGTGAGTCGGCAACACTATGATCGCTGCTGTAACGACTGGGGAGCAACAACGCATGCACCCGCTCTGGTCCGATTGCTTCTGCAGCAATTGCGCAGGCCAGTGCACTGTCAATTCCACCAGACAACCCCAACACACAATCTGTAAATCCGCACTTCTGCATATAGTCTCGCAGACCCAACACAAGAGCTTCAAAAAGCTGTTCTTCCCGTGACAAAGCAATGATCTCCTTCAATTGAGCATCAGCGGTCTTGCTTGTCTCATAATACTGCAGGTCTTCTCTAAAGCCTGGCATCTGTAATACCAGATCACCAGAAGAATCCATTACAAAGCTATGACCATCAAACACGAGATCGTCGTTCCCCCCGACCTGATTCACAAACAGGTAGGGAATCGAGTAGCGGTCCTGATGCGCACCAACAATCTGATGTCGACGCTTTCGTTTATCAATCTCGAAAGGACTGGCAGAAATATTAATCAGAATATCTGAGCCAGCTTCCGCGAGAATTTTGACTGGATCCGGAAGTTCAAATGGCTGATTGTGATAGAAGGTATCTGGTTGTCTCCACCAGGCATCTTCGCAAATATGCAAACCCAGCTTCAATCCCTGGAATGAAATGGGTTTGATCTGTTTCCGATCTGCGTGACGGAAATAACGTTGCTCATCGAAGACATCATAATTGGGAAGTAGCAATTTATGAATTTGAGAATCGACTTTTCCCTGAAACAGCAAACTGGCCGCATTTGCAATTCGGCCTTCGGGGAGATCGCGTCCCGTGGGGTGACCAATGATAACACCGATTTCAGGATTCAATTGTGCTGCCAATCGGTCTACCGCACGATCACAGGCTTCAATGAAACCTTCTCTGTGCAGAATGTCCTTGGGTGGGTAGCCGCAGAGAATCAGTTCCGGAAAAAGAATCAGATCGACGCCGGTTTGTTCTGCGCGATTCACTGTTTCCAGAATTTTCTGACAATTGCCGGACAGATCGCCGACAGTCGGGTTCAATTGTGCCAAAGCAATTTTCACAGACGCTCTCAACTCCTGAAACAGATACTATTTAAGTAGCGATTTTAATGACCAGGCTGAATGTGCCATCAAAACTCGCCGAAATTCTGTTGACGAACAACAACATTTTCCAAAAAAGGGATGAAATGCCTTCTTTTTTTTGCCCCACTCAAGGAATCGAACTAAGTTTAAGTGAGCAGAACCAGATCGCTCAAGGGAACAGGGCCAGTTGTTAAGGCCCAAATTGTATCGATTTCCCACTTCGAATCATCCCGGGACTGACTTCTCTTATGGCGCATTCTAGAAAAAGATCATTAGCAGAAACAGGCACACGCCCTTTACTGAGCCATACTTCGATCCTGATTATCAGTATCTTTGTACTCGGAATGGCTACGGGAACGACTTCTTCTATTCCAGCGGACAGCACCTATCTGATGATGGGAGTGTTTGGCCTGATTTCTTATTTTGGACTGGGCGCACTGGCTGCTACTCGTGATCGAAGGTTACGAAAGCAGGAAATGGAACAGAAAGAAGAAGCTCTGGAAGGTCGACTCGAACGCCACCTTTCAAAAGACTCTCAATCTAATTCTCCCCAACGTGTGGCAGTCAATGGCGCCGATCAGAGCAGTCAATATCAGACTGTAAATACCAGAGCAGGCATTTTTCAGAACCGCTACTGAATCTGAATCCGTCTCAAAAAAAACGGTCTCAAACCTGCATTCACAGGATTGAAACCGTTGAGAATCGATCAAATCTGGTTTTCAGTTAGCAGAAGGTGGCGTCACTCGACGTACTCGGCTCAAGGCATTCCTGGCTGCAGTTCGCACTTCTGAATTGGTATCAAAGCGAGCTTTCTGCAGTTCCGGAATTGATTTATGAGCGTATGGTCCAATCTCTCCCAGAGCGTAGGCGGCACCTGCACGCACCTGGCTGGCTTTATCCTGTAAAGCAATGCTCAAGGCAGCAATCACACGATCATCTTCCGGTTTCAACTCTGCCAGACTGTAGCTGGCCAGCCAGCGAATATTCACATCCTTTGAAAGCAGGCAGTCTGCGAGAATTTTGTTGGCCTGGTACTTCCAGTCTGAATCGCGTGCCAGTAATTCTGCTGTATGCAGTCGAACATACTCGTTGTTGTCCGACAGCGACCGTACCAGAATCGGAGTCAATTCCTGTGAATGAAATCCGATCTGAGCTAGAACTGCTGCGGCAAAGGAGCGATCACTTTCGACTGACGAATTCATGGCGTCAATCAAAGTCGGCACAGAGTCATCTGTATTGCCTTCGATCTTCCATAATGAGAACGCACACTGAATCCGTACTCCCATGTTGTCATGCAGAGACAGAGATCGCAGAGCAGGCACCGCAGCAGCAGCTTCCGCTTCCATGGCCCCCAGTCTCTGGACAGCATGTTTCAGTTCAGGTACCTGACTCGAATTCAGTTCTCTCACCAGGCTTAAGACTTCACCCTGTGCATCCGGGCACAAAGTTTCAGCCGTGTTCGGTTGAATTAGATCCTGCTTTGGCTGACTTACGCTTGCCGTCTGGACAACCAGCTTCGGATTTTGCGTAACAGTCTGGAGTTCATCCTGTCGTGATACAGTATTGATTTTTCCGGTATCAGCGTTCTTGATCGTCGCGGGATCAACAGGATTCCATTTACCGATTCGTGTTACTGCAGATCCCTCAAATGGTGAGTTAGCAGTCGTCAGATGATTGGCATTCTCAAATGGATTTCGTTCGTCAAATTCAGGTTCTGCCTGCTTCACCAGACGAAATTCCGGCTGCGGAGCAGACGTTTCCTGCTGAGGCGGAGTAAAGTCAGAAATCAGTTCATTCTGCAGTTCACGCATCAATTCAAATGCGGAACGTTTCTTTTTGGACTGGTTCTGTTCTGATGAGGCTGCTACTTTAACGACCCGCTCTTCAGCAGTTGCTACGGCGACCGTCTTTTTCTCTGCGGAAGAAGCAGCTTCCAGTCGATTTATATTTTCATCTGTCAGCTTTCTGAAACTGACATTCTCTTGAGTTTCGGGCTGACTTTTTACCTCAGCAATCAGCTTTTCAACTTCGACTACCTGTTTTGGTGCCGGTTGCTTGGTAGCGACTTCAACCTGCGGCTCATCGAATGCAGATTCTGCCAGCATCGGATCTGCCAGGAACGGATTTTCAGCAGCTTTGTCTTTATTTTCCTTCAGGAATCGATCTCGGATCACCCGGAAAGGAGATTCCTTCGCAGTAGCAACTTCAGTTTCTAACTGCGACTCCTGGGTTTTTATTTCTGGCTTATTTTCAAAAGGATTGTTCTGTTTTCGAGACAAATCTTTTTCCAGACCAGCCGTCTTCATTTCCGGTTTAGCCTGCGATGTCTGTGAATGACTCACCATCCTCGTATCTGGCATGGATGTTTTTAAAGAAGGATCTGTAGAAAGTTGCGCGATGTTCTGCTCAACCCGCTTCAATAACTTCTGGTTCTGGTCAAATTCTTTCGAACCCTTCTTGATCGATCCCAGCCTACCGGCATCTCTTTTACCCATCGCCAGTGACTTTTGATATTCGGTCAAAGCCAGTTTCTTCTCACCACGCTCTGCGTGCAGGTGGGCGATGATTTCATGCGCTTCGGCAGGCGAACTGATTTTGCAGAGTTGAGCATAACTTTCCTGCATTTTCCCCTGGCTACCCAGCACAGTCGCCAGGCGCGTCGTGGCACGTTCGCTCTTGGGACTCAAAGCAACTGATTTTCTCAAAACCTCTTCGGCTTCAGGATACTTTTTCATTTTGTAA
The sequence above is a segment of the Gimesia algae genome. Coding sequences within it:
- a CDS encoding dual specificity protein phosphatase family protein, whose amino-acid sequence is MSTSTEQDAAVQPTSKSTRKHKLFKISLLVCALIGAVVLIWEGLLEDRLVAKRFGVVEQGKIYRSGQISSYLIEPVLSENKIEKVIALNGSDLQKPYLKTEVETAKKLQIDHQVLHLIGDGTGDVEDYAEAVAEIMRCEKAGKPVLVHCAAGAQRTGGVIAAYRMLVQKKTPEEAYQELLQYDWKPHKDQALIDYLNQNLARLSSLLEEKIEWYEPPATIPVIGK
- a CDS encoding HEAT repeat domain-containing protein, with the protein product MPTAMLPSSAREKVLDSKMAVAQDLENKKELEKAKKAYESIHKADPDRALACHRLAIVSYRLGERDESLEYFKKAKELTPENGELLSDYGYALYKMKKYPEAEEVLRKSVALSPKSERATTRLATVLGSQGKMQESYAQLCKISSPAEAHEIIAHLHAERGEKKLALTEYQKSLAMGKRDAGRLGSIKKGSKEFDQNQKLLKRVEQNIAQLSTDPSLKTSMPDTRMVSHSQTSQAKPEMKTAGLEKDLSRKQNNPFENKPEIKTQESQLETEVATAKESPFRVIRDRFLKENKDKAAENPFLADPMLAESAFDEPQVEVATKQPAPKQVVEVEKLIAEVKSQPETQENVSFRKLTDENINRLEAASSAEKKTVAVATAEERVVKVAASSEQNQSKKKRSAFELMRELQNELISDFTPPQQETSAPQPEFRLVKQAEPEFDERNPFENANHLTTANSPFEGSAVTRIGKWNPVDPATIKNADTGKINTVSRQDELQTVTQNPKLVVQTASVSQPKQDLIQPNTAETLCPDAQGEVLSLVRELNSSQVPELKHAVQRLGAMEAEAAAAVPALRSLSLHDNMGVRIQCAFSLWKIEGNTDDSVPTLIDAMNSSVESDRSFAAAVLAQIGFHSQELTPILVRSLSDNNEYVRLHTAELLARDSDWKYQANKILADCLLSKDVNIRWLASYSLAELKPEDDRVIAALSIALQDKASQVRAGAAYALGEIGPYAHKSIPELQKARFDTNSEVRTAARNALSRVRRVTPPSAN
- the ppk2 gene encoding polyphosphate kinase 2 — its product is MGSKSEKKSQDASLLPVTYHLKLPGDIVPEAVQKKVKSAEKGQILCEHYPYPTKMKRKKYEREITRLQIELLKLQRWVQLNGERLVLLFEGRDAAGKGGTIKRFMEHLNPRGARVVALPKPNDKEQGQWYFQRYIEHLPTRGEIVFFDRSWYNRGVVEPVMGFCRPTEHHTFLREAPQLENMLVNSGIHLFKLWFSVSREEQFRRFKARETDKLKQWKLSPIDVKSLGLWEEYTKAQNAMFMATDTKACPWTVIRSDDKKRARLNCLRYVLNQLDYPNKDQALVEDFDSEIIGSKEVIFDTSEW
- a CDS encoding exo-beta-N-acetylmuramidase NamZ domain-containing protein; translated protein: MKNYLWILASILVLVCSCHQGQADDSHHLPFASPESVGMDPGRLALIDFVVQRGLERDSMPGAVVLVGYQGKVVFLKAYGDRQVQPEKVAMTTDTVFDLASLTKPVATATSIMQLVEQSKIQLSDPVAKYIPEFAVNGKQDITVYQLLTHQGGLIPDNSIKDYQDGPDKAMQRIYELKLYYEPGTRFAYTDVGFILLGDIVKRVTGQSVHEYSQKHIYQPLGMTETGYIPALELRKRAATTQQREGRWMQGEVHDPRAYKLDGVAGHAGLFSTAEDLAIYAQTLLNQGSSGEKKLLKPATVDLMTRGYQVVDIKRGLGWDVLSRYSSNRGDLFSSRAFGHGGFTGTSLWIDPAQDLFVIFLSNRVHPDGKGSVNSLAGRIGTIAAAAISPIAVQQSTSEVSSSDSLNVLTGIDVLQAEQFKSLKGLRVGLITNHTGLTRDGKSTVQILNDAPEVNLKTLFSPEHGFAGKLDVSKIGDSTDQKTGLKIFSLYGKTRTPTPESLQDLDVLVFDIQDVGARFYTYISTMGNAMRAAKQQGIRFVVLDRPNPINGVDFAGPVLDEGSQSFVGYHRIPVRHGMTAGELARMFNTEMKIGADLQVIAMQNWKREMYYDETGLTWVNPSPNMRSLNEAILYPGVGLLETTNLSVGRGTDTPFEWIGAPWLDGMRLARELNRSGLPGVRFVPVQFIPASSKFANETCGGVNFIVTDRRRFQSVKTGLEIACHLRELYPAGWDTKSYHRLLGNQSVFDAILAGKSVSQIQALFQQDLAEFGFRRAKYLLY
- a CDS encoding NAD+ synthase, whose amino-acid sequence is MKIALAQLNPTVGDLSGNCQKILETVNRAEQTGVDLILFPELILCGYPPKDILHREGFIEACDRAVDRLAAQLNPEIGVIIGHPTGRDLPEGRIANAASLLFQGKVDSQIHKLLLPNYDVFDEQRYFRHADRKQIKPISFQGLKLGLHICEDAWWRQPDTFYHNQPFELPDPVKILAEAGSDILINISASPFEIDKRKRRHQIVGAHQDRYSIPYLFVNQVGGNDDLVFDGHSFVMDSSGDLVLQMPGFREDLQYYETSKTADAQLKEIIALSREEQLFEALVLGLRDYMQKCGFTDCVLGLSGGIDSALACAIAAEAIGPERVHALLLPSRYSSDHSVADSLELAENLGLDHETIPIDSVHLAFENLPVIGEDLKLEPAGLADQNLQARIRGANVMVRSNQHGWMALATGNKSELAMGYCTLYGDMAGGFAVLSDVFKCDVYRVSKYVNQRAGRILIPENILEKAPSAELAPNQVDQDSLPPYDLLDGILKGLIEDERSVKSLAQEYPPETVRWVAGRLDRNEFKRRQMPPGIKLSARAFGSGRRMPMAARFQWDEE